The Bacteroidales bacterium genomic interval TACCCCATAGTAATTTTACCATTTTCATAGAATCCTTTATGTTTTAATTGACCATTTGAATAATAATCTTTTATCCATCCCTTACATGGTTTTTTATCACATAAACGAATAGAGTCATTTATTGTGTAAATGTTAAATTTTTCATATTCGAAAATAGGAGCTTCTACATGCCATTCGTATTCTTCTACGTTTTCAAACCAATCATCTACTTGAGCAGTGCTTATGAAGAAAATAGAAAACACTATAACAAAAGGAAAAAATTTCATATGTCTATAATTTTTCGCATTTCTTGAACAATTTTCATAGCATTATTTCTTGCTGATAGTGCAAAAGAACTTTCATTACTTGCAAATATAATGCTTCTTGAAATATTAATCAAGATATTAGCGTGTTCAGGATGAAAAGTTTTTTCTAATACTTTCTGAAGATCACCACCTTGTGCTCCAATACCAGGGATAAGGAGAAAATGATGTGGGGCAATTTTACGAATCTTTGCTAAGTATTCTATTTGCGTGGCACCAACGACCAACATGGTGTTATCTATATTGCCCCAACTAATTGCTTTTTCTGTTACTACTTCAAAAAGCAATTTTCCATTTTGTAGAGGTATTAATTGAAAATCTTCTGCACCAGAATTGGAAGTAAGTGCTAGTATGATTACCCATTTACCTGGATATGAAAAAAAAGGATCAATGGAATCTTTTCCAAGATATGGAGAAACCGTGACGGCATCAACATTTAAACCTAATTTATCAAAAAAAGCTTTGGCATATTGTTGAGAGGTATTGCCAATGTCAGCTCGCTTTGCATCGGCAATGATAAATACATCTGAAGAAAGAGAACGAATATATGAAACTGTTTTTTGCATAATATCCCATCCTTTACTGCCAAGTGCTTCGTAAAAAGCAGTATTAATTTTGTAAGCAACTGAAAGGTCTATGGTTGCATCAATGATCTGACGATTAAATTCGAGGACATCACCTTTGAGGGATAGTGGTAGTTTGGTTACATCAGCGTCAAGTCCTACGCAAAGGACGGATCTTTTATTAAAAATGTTTTTTATAAGAGTTTCTCTATTCATAGATTTCGAATGTTTTTAATTTTTCTGCATTTTCTGCAATTTGAAGAGCATCTATAAGTTCGTCAAGATTTCCATCCATGATGGATTGCAAATTATAAATCGTAAGTCCTATTCTATGATCTGTAACTCTGTTTTGAGGAAAATTATAAGTACGGATCTTTGCTGATCGGTCTCCGGTGGAAACCATAGTTTTTCTTTGCTTTGCTATGTTGTCAAGATATTTTTTGTATTCTAATTCAAAAACTCTGCTTCGAAGAATTTTGAGAGCTTTTTCAAAATTTCGAATTTGACTTCGTTCGTCCTGACAGCTCACAACGATGCCGGTAGGAATGTGAGTTAGTCTTACGGCTGAGTAGGTCGTATTGACAGATTGACCTCCGTGACCTGACGAGCAGAAAGTCTCTTTTTTTATTTCATTTTCCTTAATTTCAACATCGAATTCATCGGCTTCGGGAAAAACAACAACAGATGCTGCAGAAGTATGAATACGACCTTGAGCTTCTGTCTCAGGCACGCGTTGCACACGATGAACACCTGACTCAAACTTCAACGTGCCGTAGGCATGGTCTCCTATGATATTAAATATAATTTCTTTGAATCCTCCTTTAGTACCTTCAGTAAAGTCAACCACTTCATATTTCCATTTGTTCTTTTCTGCATACCTGGTATACATTCTAAAAAGGTCTCCTGCGAAAAGACTAGCTTCATCGCCCCCTGTACCAGCACGAATTTCAATGATGGCATTTTTCTTGTCTTGAGGGTCTGCTGGGAGAAGTAAGATTTTGATTTCGTTTTCCAGTATCTCTTTTTTACGACTGAGCTCATCTATTTCTGCTCGAGCAAGCATTCTGAGCTCCTCATCTTTTTCATTGATAAGAATGTCTTTGCTAGCAGCGAGATCTGATAAAATTTTTTTGTAGTTGAGGTAGGCATTTGCTATAGGTTCAAGTTCCTTATATTCTTTGTTAATGGAAATGAATTTTTTAATATCCTGAATTATGACGGGATCGTTTAATTTTTCCTGTAGTGCTAGATATTTTTTGTATAAGTCTTCTAATTTGTCAAGTAAATTCATAGATTTTTTTCTTTAAATATTTCACCTTTGCAAGTTTTCAGCAAAATGGCAGGTTTGTCAAATGGTTTACAATACCCAATAATTTGAGCATCAATGCCTACATCTTGTGAGATGGAAATAATGCGTTGAGCAGTTTGTTCTTGGCAGAAAATTTCGAGTCGATGTCCCATATTGAAGGTGGAATACATTTCTTCAAGTGTTGTTCCGCTTTCCATGATTAACTGGAAAACAGGTGGAATTGGAAAGAGATTGTCTTTGATGACCATAAGGGATGGGATGTATTTAAGTGTTTTGAATTGGCCTCCTCCTGTGCAATGCACCATGCCATGTATATCTTTTCTATGATAACGGAAAATAGTTTTGAAAAGTGGAAGATAGGTACGAGTAGGGGATAAGAGTAGTTTTCCTATGTTGAGCCCAGGGATTGGAGATGGATCAGTGAGAAAGTAATGACCATTGTATGCATAAGGAGTTATAGAAGGATCGTAAGATTCAGGAAACATTTCTCCAATGCTTTTGTTTAATAAATCATGTCTGGCCGAGGTAAGACCGTTACTGCCGATGCCGCTATTGTACTCATCTTCCCAGGCTGATTTTCCGAAAGATGAAAGTCCGACGATAACATCACCTACCTGGATGTTAGAATTTTGTATAATATTTGTTTTTTCAATAAAGCCAAGAGCATTAGCATCTACTACGATGGTACGAACCAAATCTCCAATATCTGCAGTTTCTCCACCAGTTAAAATAATCTCTATGCCGAACTTGGCCATTTTTTCTTTGAAACGAATGTTTCCTTCTATAATTTGTTCTATAACTTCGCTGGGGATAAGATTTTTATTGCGTCCAATGGTAGAACTAATAAAAAATCTATCTGCCATTCCAACACAGATCAAATCGTCGGTATTCATCACAATAGCATCTTGAGCTAAGCCTTGCCAAACTGAAATATCACCAGTTGTTTTCCAATAAACATAGGCTAGGGAAGATTTGGTGCCTGCTCCATCGGCATGCAGTGAAAGTAAAACATTGCTGGAGTATTCATAAAGTCTACAAAAGGTATGAGGAATTCCTATTTGAAGATTCTTAACAGCATTTTCAACCTCTTCCTTTTCAGAAGAAACACCTCTTGCTTTATATTTATTAAAAGTCATCTACGCAACATAATTTGTTGCGAATTTACGAAATTCTTACTCTTTAATAATCTGGATTTGAGGTGTAACGGGTTTATTTTTTTCGCCTTTTGGTACGTAATCTGTGCGAACAATTTGAAAAGTTGTACGGCGATTAAGTTGATGAGCTGCTTCTTGTTCATCTTTTGAGCTCAAACTGTTAATATAAGTTTCAGTCAGGACTGTACCTTTCTTAAAGGTAAAAGTTTTATTGTTGAAAGTAATGGTAATATCTTTTTCTAGTACACGTGGGACTCTTTTGCCATATCCCTTAGGTATGAGTCGATCTGATTCAATGCCTTGTGAAATAATAAAATCCACACAACTTTTGGCTCGTTTATAAGAAAGAGTATCATTGTAGGTATCAGAACCACGGGCATCTGTGTGAGATCCTAGTTCTACTACGATGTTAGGATTTTCTTTCATCAGTTGAACTAATCCTCTCAGACTATCTTCATATTGAGGCAATAGTTTCCAATCGTCAAAATCGTAGCGTATTTCAGGTAAAACAATAGGTTTCTTAGGAATAGGAACAAGATAAAAGTCTTGAACTA includes:
- the pyrF gene encoding orotidine-5'-phosphate decarboxylase codes for the protein MNRETLIKNIFNKRSVLCVGLDADVTKLPLSLKGDVLEFNRQIIDATIDLSVAYKINTAFYEALGSKGWDIMQKTVSYIRSLSSDVFIIADAKRADIGNTSQQYAKAFFDKLGLNVDAVTVSPYLGKDSIDPFFSYPGKWVIILALTSNSGAEDFQLIPLQNGKLLFEVVTEKAISWGNIDNTMLVVGATQIEYLAKIRKIAPHHFLLIPGIGAQGGDLQKVLEKTFHPEHANILINISRSIIFASNESSFALSARNNAMKIVQEMRKIIDI
- the prfA gene encoding peptide chain release factor 1; this encodes MNLLDKLEDLYKKYLALQEKLNDPVIIQDIKKFISINKEYKELEPIANAYLNYKKILSDLAASKDILINEKDEELRMLARAEIDELSRKKEILENEIKILLLPADPQDKKNAIIEIRAGTGGDEASLFAGDLFRMYTRYAEKNKWKYEVVDFTEGTKGGFKEIIFNIIGDHAYGTLKFESGVHRVQRVPETEAQGRIHTSAASVVVFPEADEFDVEIKENEIKKETFCSSGHGGQSVNTTYSAVRLTHIPTGIVVSCQDERSQIRNFEKALKILRSRVFELEYKKYLDNIAKQRKTMVSTGDRSAKIRTYNFPQNRVTDHRIGLTIYNLQSIMDGNLDELIDALQIAENAEKLKTFEIYE
- a CDS encoding AIR synthase-related protein; this encodes MTFNKYKARGVSSEKEEVENAVKNLQIGIPHTFCRLYEYSSNVLLSLHADGAGTKSSLAYVYWKTTGDISVWQGLAQDAIVMNTDDLICVGMADRFFISSTIGRNKNLIPSEVIEQIIEGNIRFKEKMAKFGIEIILTGGETADIGDLVRTIVVDANALGFIEKTNIIQNSNIQVGDVIVGLSSFGKSAWEDEYNSGIGSNGLTSARHDLLNKSIGEMFPESYDPSITPYAYNGHYFLTDPSPIPGLNIGKLLLSPTRTYLPLFKTIFRYHRKDIHGMVHCTGGGQFKTLKYIPSLMVIKDNLFPIPPVFQLIMESGTTLEEMYSTFNMGHRLEIFCQEQTAQRIISISQDVGIDAQIIGYCKPFDKPAILLKTCKGEIFKEKNL